A stretch of Halostagnicola kamekurae DNA encodes these proteins:
- a CDS encoding SLC13 family permease, which produces MERRTVLAGVKSPPVAFFLAVAVGLATWLAIADTGSMATMLSITLFCIVLWVLTPVPPSFTGVLGIGLIAVAFSTELALSGFQKPATWLIGFGLLMGEATRRSGLANWAGDWMTSRSVSPAVSSSPVQAYRRLLLALSLGAHALALLVPSSLVRILVLAPILKETGSLFESREARVGIYLGPLFATFYGSAGILTADLPNIILSGFAQSIAGQQITWTEWAINMYPVMGLLRVLLVVGIVYYLFRPAPESAFELPNTDGGTVGDAEKRMLLILLVGAAVWATDFVHSFHPVVGALVVVVLAFLPNVGVVDFRTVVEETDFSILFFIAAVFAIGDGLSQTGFSDGASTYLLELIPTDAPLAIIFACVFFITFALTFVMEGLAVASVLTPILIPYAEAAGLPLTPVLMSEVVALSSYFFPYQSAVLIVMLAEGDVETRELITTTIACSLATIVVLLPIQFGVFTLLY; this is translated from the coding sequence ATGGAACGTCGGACGGTCCTCGCGGGCGTCAAGTCGCCGCCGGTCGCGTTTTTTCTCGCCGTGGCGGTCGGGCTCGCGACGTGGCTCGCCATCGCCGACACGGGATCGATGGCGACGATGCTCTCGATCACGCTCTTCTGTATCGTACTCTGGGTTCTCACGCCGGTCCCACCGTCTTTTACGGGCGTCCTCGGCATCGGCCTCATCGCGGTCGCGTTCTCGACTGAGCTGGCGCTCAGTGGCTTTCAGAAACCGGCGACCTGGCTCATCGGATTCGGGCTGCTCATGGGCGAGGCGACGCGGCGCAGCGGTCTCGCGAACTGGGCCGGCGACTGGATGACGAGCCGGAGCGTTTCGCCCGCGGTGAGTTCGAGTCCGGTTCAGGCCTATCGGCGACTGCTCCTCGCGCTTTCGCTCGGTGCCCACGCGCTCGCGCTGCTCGTTCCGTCCTCGCTCGTGCGCATTCTCGTACTCGCACCGATTCTCAAGGAGACCGGCTCGCTGTTCGAATCGCGAGAGGCCCGCGTCGGCATCTACCTGGGACCGCTGTTCGCCACGTTTTACGGCTCCGCCGGCATCCTGACCGCCGATCTGCCTAACATCATCCTCAGCGGATTCGCACAGTCGATCGCCGGCCAACAGATCACCTGGACTGAGTGGGCGATCAACATGTACCCCGTGATGGGGCTCTTGCGGGTGTTGCTTGTCGTCGGGATTGTCTACTACCTGTTCCGGCCGGCACCGGAGTCGGCGTTCGAGCTTCCAAATACCGACGGCGGGACCGTCGGAGACGCCGAAAAGCGAATGTTACTCATCTTGCTCGTCGGCGCGGCCGTCTGGGCGACCGACTTCGTCCACAGCTTTCACCCCGTCGTCGGCGCGCTCGTCGTCGTCGTCCTCGCGTTCCTCCCGAACGTCGGCGTCGTGGACTTCCGGACGGTCGTCGAAGAGACGGACTTTTCGATCCTGTTTTTCATCGCGGCCGTTTTCGCCATCGGCGACGGTCTCTCCCAGACCGGGTTCTCCGACGGCGCGTCCACGTATCTGCTCGAGTTGATCCCGACCGACGCGCCCCTCGCGATCATCTTCGCGTGTGTCTTTTTCATCACGTTCGCGCTGACCTTCGTGATGGAGGGGCTGGCCGTCGCGAGCGTTCTCACCCCGATTTTGATCCCCTACGCCGAAGCTGCGGGACTGCCGCTGACGCCCGTCTTGATGTCCGAAGTGGTGGCGCTGAGTTCGTACTTCTTCCCGTACCAGTCCGCGGTGCTGATCGTGATGCTCGCGGAAGGCGACGTCGAGACGAGGGAGTTGATCACCACGACGATCGCGTGTTCGCTCGCGACTATCGTGGTCTTGCTTCCGATTCAGTTCGGGGTGTTCACGCTGCTTTACTGA
- a CDS encoding DUF7110 family protein has protein sequence MSTEDSRHVYRLHSTLELPLEDLRDHLDEATYPDGVTDVELTRRNNTLILKAVSEDESVSKYTPAAQLKASVTENRVYEEDPEERRNSFRWDEEDEEEIESELVEFAAFKGDRETVLQNSLLQYEMFLVLCDIAQAAEKGTLTAISEHDGDLEATRIVDGEPRPADVEVVEGPGDRKAAQTGVNWRDNKFISD, from the coding sequence ATGTCAACAGAGGATTCAAGACACGTATATCGGCTCCACTCGACGCTCGAATTGCCACTCGAAGACCTTCGCGACCATCTGGACGAGGCCACCTACCCGGATGGCGTGACCGATGTCGAACTCACGCGTCGGAACAACACGCTCATACTCAAGGCCGTCTCCGAAGACGAATCGGTCAGCAAGTACACGCCCGCGGCACAGCTCAAAGCGAGCGTAACGGAGAACAGGGTCTACGAGGAAGACCCCGAGGAGCGGCGAAACTCCTTCCGCTGGGACGAAGAGGACGAAGAGGAGATCGAGTCCGAACTCGTCGAGTTCGCCGCGTTCAAAGGCGACCGGGAGACGGTTCTCCAGAACTCCCTGTTGCAGTACGAGATGTTCCTCGTGCTCTGTGACATCGCACAGGCCGCCGAGAAGGGAACGCTGACGGCGATCTCCGAACACGACGGCGACCTCGAGGCGACCCGGATCGTCGACGGCGAACCCCGACCGGCGGACGTCGAAGTCGTCGAGGGACCGGGCGACCGCAAGGCCGCCCAGACGGGCGTCAACTGGCGCGACAACAAGTTCATCAGCGACTGA
- a CDS encoding glutaredoxin family protein, whose translation MDFPPNQGLDQDEVDEHVEETLEANEVVLFMKGTELMPQCGYSRNALGLISEHREEFETVDVLDSLAEYRAALEEHSGWETIPQTYVDGEFVGGSDILSELEERGELAETLNAA comes from the coding sequence ATGGACTTCCCACCGAACCAGGGCCTCGATCAGGACGAAGTCGACGAACACGTCGAAGAAACCCTCGAAGCGAACGAGGTCGTCTTGTTCATGAAGGGAACCGAACTGATGCCCCAGTGTGGGTACTCCCGGAACGCGCTGGGTCTGATCAGCGAGCACCGCGAGGAGTTCGAAACCGTGGACGTGCTCGACTCGCTCGCGGAGTATCGCGCGGCGCTCGAAGAACACAGCGGCTGGGAGACGATCCCGCAGACGTACGTTGACGGCGAGTTCGTCGGCGGCTCGGACATCCTCTCGGAACTCGAGGAGCGAGGCGAACTCGCCGAGACGCTCAACGCGGCCTGA
- a CDS encoding alpha/beta fold hydrolase gives MSTFVLVHGAWHGAWAWYKVVPKLEEAGHDVVTIDLPAHGTDTTPVEEVTLESHVERVGEVLEAQDNPSILVGHSMAGVIITQTAEYYADKIDTLVYLTAFLPERGNSLIDYSKSDEESVVTQNLVIDEDAGETRVPDDATREAFYGDCSEADVELAQSLLRPEPLAGMVTPVETTPDEFGSVPRVYLRCKQDRAITPGAQRKMLEELPCDEVYALDTSHSPFFSAPETLVEKLLTVV, from the coding sequence ATGAGTACGTTCGTTCTAGTTCACGGAGCATGGCACGGCGCTTGGGCCTGGTACAAGGTCGTACCGAAACTCGAGGAAGCCGGTCACGATGTCGTCACGATCGATCTTCCTGCACACGGAACCGACACGACTCCGGTCGAGGAAGTCACTCTCGAGAGCCACGTCGAACGCGTCGGAGAGGTGCTCGAAGCCCAAGATAACCCGTCGATTCTGGTCGGACACAGTATGGCGGGCGTGATAATTACGCAAACGGCCGAGTACTACGCCGACAAGATTGATACGCTCGTCTACCTCACAGCGTTCCTTCCCGAACGCGGCAACTCGCTCATCGATTACTCGAAATCGGACGAGGAATCGGTAGTGACGCAGAACCTCGTCATCGACGAGGACGCCGGGGAGACTCGTGTCCCAGACGATGCAACTCGAGAGGCATTCTACGGCGACTGCTCGGAAGCCGACGTGGAACTCGCTCAATCACTGCTTCGGCCCGAACCCTTGGCGGGAATGGTCACCCCGGTGGAAACTACCCCGGACGAGTTCGGGAGTGTCCCGCGGGTCTACCTGCGCTGCAAACAGGATCGGGCGATCACGCCCGGGGCCCAACGGAAGATGCTTGAGGAGCTCCCCTGTGATGAAGTCTATGCACTCGATACGAGCCACTCGCCCTTTTTCTCGGCCCCGGAAACGCTCGTCGAGAAGTTACTCACTGTGGTCTAA
- a CDS encoding PQQ-dependent sugar dehydrogenase, with product MDRPSRRRVLQTAGTVSILAAGCLRGRTQTELAEPGDAPGYEWSEPDWEPAGGVPAEADVEPTTVVSGLEIPWDLTFAGADAFLTERDGGVRRFDGAAMREETELEPSVGETILAAEDLPDRSAPGEGGTLGVAAHPSYPDEPSLFVYYTVDAGEIENRVVRYDLEREDLSPVVEEIPGAAIHNGGRIEFGPDGNLWVTTGDAETPSQTQDSESLAGAILRVTPNGDAAPGNPDFGDGSDPRTYSLGHRNPQGIDFGPDGTAFAAEHGPTSRDEVSIVDPGGNYGWDVVRGGPDDPEYGAYGEYDRVTPPLLNTGPETTWAPSGITFADGDAIPNWQNRLFACGLASQTLYAVTLTVSRESSSAGDGGDGIVYDQSWLDDRLTAIAHPLFEGEYGRLRHIEQGPDGALYLLTSNRDGRAGGEFPRAADDRIVRLEQS from the coding sequence ATGGATCGTCCGTCACGACGACGCGTCCTGCAGACGGCCGGTACGGTCTCGATTCTGGCCGCAGGGTGTCTTCGAGGGAGGACCCAGACGGAGCTCGCTGAACCGGGAGACGCGCCCGGCTACGAGTGGTCCGAACCGGACTGGGAGCCCGCCGGGGGCGTCCCCGCAGAAGCCGACGTCGAACCGACGACGGTCGTTTCCGGCCTCGAGATCCCGTGGGATCTCACGTTCGCCGGAGCCGACGCGTTCCTCACCGAACGAGACGGCGGCGTCCGGCGCTTCGATGGCGCTGCGATGCGCGAGGAGACGGAACTCGAGCCGTCGGTTGGCGAGACGATCCTCGCGGCCGAGGACCTGCCGGATCGATCGGCCCCGGGCGAAGGCGGAACGCTCGGCGTCGCGGCCCATCCTTCCTATCCCGACGAGCCGTCGTTGTTCGTCTACTACACCGTCGACGCCGGCGAGATCGAGAACCGCGTCGTCCGGTACGACCTCGAGCGAGAGGACCTCTCGCCGGTCGTCGAGGAAATTCCGGGAGCGGCGATTCACAACGGCGGACGCATCGAGTTCGGTCCCGACGGCAATCTCTGGGTGACGACGGGCGACGCGGAAACGCCGTCGCAGACGCAGGATTCGGAATCGCTCGCGGGGGCGATCCTTCGCGTTACGCCCAACGGCGACGCCGCGCCGGGGAATCCCGACTTCGGTGACGGAAGCGATCCCCGGACGTACTCGCTCGGTCATCGAAACCCGCAGGGAATCGATTTCGGACCCGACGGAACGGCGTTCGCGGCCGAACACGGACCGACCAGCCGGGACGAGGTTTCTATCGTCGATCCCGGCGGGAACTACGGGTGGGACGTCGTTCGCGGCGGCCCGGACGATCCGGAGTACGGCGCTTACGGCGAGTACGACCGGGTTACGCCGCCCCTCCTCAACACGGGTCCCGAAACGACCTGGGCACCCTCGGGGATCACGTTCGCCGACGGAGACGCGATCCCGAACTGGCAGAATCGGCTGTTCGCCTGCGGCCTCGCTTCGCAAACGCTGTACGCGGTCACCCTCACCGTGTCCCGCGAATCCTCGAGCGCTGGCGACGGCGGTGACGGGATCGTGTACGACCAGTCCTGGCTCGACGATCGGCTGACTGCGATCGCACACCCCCTCTTCGAGGGAGAGTACGGCCGTCTCCGACACATCGAACAGGGACCCGACGGTGCGTTGTACCTCCTCACGTCGAACCGGGACGGTCGAGCGGGTGGCGAGTTCCCGCGAGCGGCCGACGACCGGATCGTCCGCCTCGAGCAGTCGTGA
- a CDS encoding succinylglutamate desuccinylase/aspartoacylase domain-containing protein gives MRVAQIGSGTPEIAILAGVHGDEPCGVRAVERLLEQRPSVERPVKLVVANERALEKQVRYVDEDLNRAFPGDPNAETHEGQLAAKLTDELEGCLTFSMHSTQSHSEPFAIVKAVTDTARKLCPQLPVAAMVETGNFSEGRLFTEIDTIEVECGLQGSETAAENAYSLTRAFLTATGALPGDTVSRELPIYRLVDCIWKDQADTYEVFVDNFTRVEKGDSFAAADGDEQVADEPFYPVLMSANGYRDVFGYTAEKLDVLSSSATAD, from the coding sequence ATGAGAGTTGCACAGATTGGGTCAGGAACGCCGGAGATAGCGATTCTCGCCGGCGTTCACGGCGACGAGCCCTGCGGCGTTCGAGCCGTCGAGCGGTTGCTCGAACAGCGGCCGTCCGTCGAGCGGCCCGTCAAACTCGTCGTCGCGAACGAGCGAGCCCTAGAGAAACAGGTTCGGTACGTCGACGAGGACCTCAACCGCGCGTTTCCCGGCGACCCGAACGCCGAGACGCACGAAGGGCAGTTAGCGGCGAAACTCACGGATGAACTCGAGGGGTGTCTCACCTTCTCGATGCACTCGACCCAGAGCCACAGCGAACCGTTCGCCATCGTCAAGGCCGTAACCGACACTGCGAGAAAGCTCTGTCCGCAACTTCCCGTGGCGGCGATGGTGGAGACGGGGAACTTCTCGGAGGGGCGACTGTTCACCGAGATCGACACGATCGAAGTCGAGTGCGGACTGCAGGGGAGCGAAACGGCCGCAGAAAACGCCTACAGTCTCACGCGGGCGTTTCTGACCGCGACCGGCGCGCTGCCGGGGGATACGGTGAGCCGCGAGCTGCCCATCTACCGGCTCGTCGACTGCATCTGGAAGGACCAGGCCGACACTTACGAGGTGTTCGTCGACAACTTCACTCGAGTCGAGAAAGGCGATTCCTTCGCCGCCGCGGACGGCGACGAGCAGGTTGCAGACGAGCCGTTCTATCCCGTGTTGATGTCGGCCAACGGCTACCGCGACGTGTTCGGGTACACCGCGGAGAAACTCGACGTGCTCTCCTCGTCCGCGACCGCGGACTGA
- a CDS encoding DUF309 domain-containing protein produces the protein MDEHTNDPTVDPPDGDPAGWLADRERWEHATLRRATVHGVRLFNAGEYHRSHDCFEDEWYNYGRGRTESAFLHGMVQVAAGAYKRVDFRDDGGMRSLFRTALEYLRGVPGDYYGVDVLDVRTALTNALESPDRIDGWRIRLDGEYPTAREIDRAYADGLE, from the coding sequence ATGGACGAGCACACGAACGATCCGACCGTCGACCCGCCCGATGGAGATCCCGCGGGCTGGCTCGCCGACCGCGAGCGCTGGGAACACGCCACGCTCCGTCGAGCCACGGTCCACGGCGTTCGATTGTTCAACGCAGGCGAGTACCACCGCAGTCACGATTGCTTCGAGGACGAGTGGTACAACTACGGCCGCGGGCGCACCGAGAGTGCGTTCCTCCACGGGATGGTCCAGGTCGCCGCCGGAGCCTACAAACGCGTCGACTTTCGGGACGACGGCGGCATGCGATCGCTGTTTCGAACGGCCCTCGAGTACCTTCGCGGCGTCCCCGGCGATTACTACGGCGTCGACGTCCTCGACGTTCGGACCGCCCTGACGAACGCGCTCGAGTCGCCCGACCGGATCGACGGCTGGCGGATTCGCCTCGACGGCGAGTACCCGACGGCTCGAGAGATCGACCGCGCGTACGCGGACGGCCTCGAGTGA
- a CDS encoding SDR family NAD(P)-dependent oxidoreductase — MTDAFDLEGRVAVVTGGGRGIGRAIALELAAAGAAVVPTARTSEEVEAVAAEIEDDGGTAEAGVADVTDGDAVAAVIERAEAEFGGIDIVVNNAGFNPDDALGRPEEVSTESLENVLAVNLEGAFEVTTAAAQSLLESNGGAVINVASVGGLVGLPRQHPYVASKHGLVGLTKSIALDWAPEVRVNAVAPGYVSTELTEDLEANERLRQSILDRTPLERFAAPEEIAGPVVFLASDAASYVTGECLAADGGWTAR, encoded by the coding sequence ATGACAGACGCGTTCGATCTCGAGGGCCGAGTCGCAGTCGTAACGGGCGGTGGACGCGGTATCGGGCGAGCGATCGCACTCGAGTTGGCGGCGGCCGGCGCGGCGGTCGTCCCGACGGCGCGAACGAGCGAGGAGGTCGAGGCGGTCGCCGCGGAAATCGAAGACGACGGTGGGACGGCGGAAGCCGGCGTGGCCGACGTGACCGACGGCGATGCGGTCGCGGCGGTGATAGAGCGCGCGGAGGCCGAGTTCGGCGGGATCGATATCGTCGTCAACAACGCCGGATTCAACCCGGACGACGCGCTCGGACGACCGGAAGAGGTGTCGACCGAGAGCCTCGAAAACGTCCTCGCGGTCAACCTCGAGGGGGCCTTCGAGGTGACGACCGCCGCGGCGCAGTCGCTGCTTGAGAGCAACGGTGGCGCGGTGATCAACGTCGCGAGCGTCGGCGGTCTCGTCGGGCTCCCCCGCCAGCATCCCTACGTCGCCTCGAAACACGGCCTCGTCGGGCTCACCAAGAGCATCGCGCTCGACTGGGCACCCGAGGTCAGGGTCAACGCCGTCGCGCCGGGCTACGTCTCGACAGAGCTGACCGAGGACCTCGAGGCGAACGAACGGCTCCGACAGTCGATACTCGATCGGACGCCGCTCGAGCGCTTTGCCGCGCCGGAGGAGATCGCGGGCCCGGTCGTCTTTCTGGCGAGCGACGCCGCCAGCTACGTGACCGGCGAGTGTCTGGCGGCCGACGGCGGCTGGACCGCGCGCTGA
- a CDS encoding inositol monophosphatase family protein — protein sequence MDELERADERAACALRAARAGASVAEESFRTTLDVETKGEKTDVVTQADRDAQDAVIEAIRGEFPDDPIVGEEEGALKEVPESGPAWIVDPIDGTSNYVRGLRIFGTAVAAVIDGEPVAGAIDLPALGDTYRAGPSGVYRNDRGISVSETADPEAATVSPTFWWGFDQRDQYAAATREVVERFGDMRRFGSAQATLATVACGGLDGTVTNLPTNSWDTVAGVAMIREAGGTVTDLDGERWRHDSVGLVASNGAIHEELLEAAQAIDD from the coding sequence ATGGACGAACTCGAGCGAGCCGACGAGCGGGCGGCGTGTGCGCTTCGCGCGGCGAGAGCAGGCGCTTCGGTCGCCGAGGAGTCGTTTCGCACGACGCTCGACGTCGAGACCAAAGGCGAGAAGACCGACGTCGTCACGCAGGCGGACCGCGACGCACAGGACGCCGTCATCGAAGCGATTCGAGGGGAGTTCCCAGACGATCCGATCGTCGGCGAGGAGGAAGGCGCGCTCAAGGAGGTCCCCGAATCGGGGCCGGCCTGGATCGTCGATCCGATCGACGGGACGAGCAACTACGTTCGCGGCCTGCGGATCTTCGGCACCGCAGTCGCGGCGGTGATCGACGGCGAACCGGTCGCCGGGGCGATCGACCTTCCCGCACTGGGGGATACCTACCGGGCCGGGCCGTCGGGGGTCTACCGGAACGACCGCGGGATCTCGGTCAGCGAGACCGCGGATCCCGAAGCTGCGACCGTCTCCCCGACGTTCTGGTGGGGGTTCGACCAGCGCGATCAGTACGCCGCCGCTACCCGCGAAGTCGTCGAGCGGTTCGGCGACATGCGACGCTTCGGCAGCGCCCAGGCCACCCTCGCGACGGTCGCCTGCGGCGGTCTCGACGGCACGGTGACGAATCTCCCGACTAATTCCTGGGACACCGTCGCCGGCGTCGCGATGATCCGGGAGGCCGGCGGCACCGTCACGGACCTCGATGGCGAGCGCTGGCGCCACGACAGCGTCGGGTTGGTGGCCTCGAACGGCGCAATCCACGAAGAACTGCTCGAGGCCGCGCAGGCGATCGACGACTGA
- a CDS encoding DUF63 family protein, which produces MDDLIERYGPVRVWAATVALLASAITLGAILFPQRVYVDIIWQYFWGPVVADAHGWDCVTWAGGNPVECATAPNAAGPTASPGYTFQSYAGYIPTLVILLVGIIFIVDWLDIDRYRAGFYGLFPFFLFGGVLRVVEDANVAAYTATGELPIQMPWNGILISPLIYFTVFFFTLFAVVVSVWLERNDYVSGYEYPLAGIGTLALASSLGYLGYLAVTESYVEFYPGLLVATLGGATIATAITWLLIQRFAPGINRGTEYMGIVVIWAHAVDGVANVIGLDWATVFGHDYNLIPKHPINRWIVNTTGSVLPENILAVTGDAWPFLLVKLAAAVFVIWIFDETVFEDSPRYAILLMITVVAVGLGPGTRDMIRATFGV; this is translated from the coding sequence ATGGACGACCTCATCGAACGGTACGGTCCGGTACGGGTCTGGGCCGCGACCGTCGCACTCCTCGCGTCAGCGATCACGCTTGGGGCGATCCTCTTTCCGCAGCGAGTGTACGTCGATATCATCTGGCAGTACTTCTGGGGACCGGTGGTCGCCGACGCCCACGGCTGGGACTGCGTTACGTGGGCCGGTGGGAATCCGGTCGAGTGTGCGACCGCGCCGAACGCCGCCGGGCCGACCGCTTCGCCGGGGTACACCTTCCAGTCGTACGCGGGCTACATCCCGACGCTCGTCATCCTGTTAGTCGGGATCATCTTCATCGTCGACTGGCTTGACATCGACCGGTACCGCGCGGGCTTTTACGGCCTGTTCCCGTTCTTCCTGTTCGGCGGCGTGCTTCGAGTCGTCGAGGACGCGAACGTCGCGGCCTACACCGCGACCGGTGAGCTCCCCATCCAGATGCCCTGGAACGGCATCCTGATCAGCCCGCTCATCTACTTCACCGTCTTTTTCTTCACGCTCTTCGCCGTCGTCGTCTCGGTCTGGCTCGAGCGCAACGACTACGTCTCGGGCTACGAGTACCCGCTCGCGGGAATCGGAACGCTCGCGCTCGCGTCCTCGCTCGGCTATCTGGGCTACCTCGCGGTGACGGAGTCGTACGTGGAGTTCTACCCCGGCCTGTTGGTCGCTACCCTTGGCGGCGCGACGATCGCGACGGCGATAACGTGGCTGTTGATACAGCGGTTCGCACCCGGTATTAACCGCGGAACGGAGTACATGGGAATCGTCGTCATCTGGGCCCACGCCGTCGACGGCGTCGCGAACGTCATCGGCCTCGACTGGGCGACCGTCTTCGGTCACGATTACAATCTCATCCCGAAACATCCGATAAACCGATGGATCGTCAATACGACCGGCTCCGTCCTCCCCGAAAACATCCTCGCGGTGACGGGCGACGCGTGGCCGTTCTTGCTCGTGAAACTCGCCGCCGCCGTCTTCGTCATCTGGATCTTCGACGAGACGGTGTTCGAAGACAGCCCGCGCTACGCGATACTGCTCATGATCACCGTCGTCGCGGTCGGGCTCGGTCCCGGAACGCGAGACATGATCAGAGCGACGTTCGGCGTCTGA
- a CDS encoding NOP5/NOP56 family protein, whose protein sequence is MTESSGWFAALAADPDADDDALVAAIRDGSADEPDSWPDSAVDEGVVEDEDAYYDRLHRATMTATRAAVTERERADDSQLIHAIRAMDDCQRTANELAERVAEWGGTLDPDAGSGIEYARDLAATEPEPGETAVVSLAEQVVDLEAEAERLRAYVEQTMPTVAPNLAALAGPVLGARLVSLAGGLESLAKKPSGTVQVLGAEDALFAHLRGHAPSPKHGIIYMHDGVRGTAPENRGSAARALAGKLSIAARVDHYSGEYRPDLEAELTERLETIRARTGDEYDGGNGDSDAVEGTNGGEMDE, encoded by the coding sequence ATGACTGAATCATCGGGATGGTTCGCCGCCCTCGCGGCCGACCCCGACGCGGACGACGACGCGCTCGTCGCCGCGATACGCGACGGCAGCGCCGACGAACCGGACTCCTGGCCCGATAGCGCCGTCGACGAAGGCGTGGTCGAAGACGAAGACGCCTACTACGACCGTCTCCACCGGGCAACGATGACCGCGACTCGAGCGGCCGTCACCGAGCGCGAGCGGGCCGACGACAGCCAGTTGATCCACGCGATCCGAGCGATGGACGACTGCCAGCGGACCGCGAACGAACTCGCAGAGCGGGTCGCGGAGTGGGGCGGCACGCTCGATCCCGACGCCGGCTCGGGGATCGAGTACGCGCGAGACCTCGCGGCCACCGAGCCCGAGCCGGGCGAGACCGCCGTCGTCTCGCTGGCCGAACAGGTAGTCGACCTCGAGGCGGAAGCCGAGCGGCTGCGTGCGTACGTCGAGCAGACGATGCCGACCGTCGCGCCGAATCTGGCCGCGCTGGCCGGGCCCGTACTCGGGGCGAGGCTCGTCTCGCTTGCCGGCGGCCTCGAGTCGCTGGCGAAGAAACCGAGCGGGACCGTGCAGGTGCTGGGTGCCGAAGACGCGCTGTTCGCGCACCTCCGCGGGCACGCTCCCTCGCCGAAACACGGGATCATCTACATGCACGACGGCGTTCGCGGAACGGCCCCGGAGAATCGCGGCTCCGCGGCGCGCGCCCTGGCGGGGAAGCTCTCCATCGCCGCGCGCGTCGATCACTACTCGGGCGAGTACCGGCCCGACCTCGAGGCCGAACTGACCGAGCGACTCGAGACGATTCGCGCTCGCACCGGCGACGAGTACGACGGTGGGAACGGCGATAGCGATGCAGTCGAGGGAACGAACGGAGGGGAGATGGATGAGTAA
- a CDS encoding fibrillarin-like rRNA/tRNA 2'-O-methyltransferase, whose translation MSKLPNGIQRRQIDGEDRLTTRGSPVYGEPTDGEWRAWDPHRSKLGAMIELGMDHGLEGGETVLYLGAASGTTVSHVADFAGPTYAVEFAPRPARELLSAAESRPNLFPLLKDARKPDTYAHVVESGVDAIVQDVATRGQARVALENRRFLADDGRLLLAIKARSEDVTREPANVFANARDELTEDEMGYELIESQRVDDYHTDHLAVVARPK comes from the coding sequence ATGAGTAAACTCCCAAACGGCATCCAGCGACGGCAGATCGACGGCGAGGACCGACTCACCACTCGAGGGTCGCCGGTCTACGGGGAACCGACCGACGGCGAGTGGCGCGCGTGGGACCCCCATCGGTCGAAACTCGGCGCGATGATCGAACTCGGGATGGACCACGGCCTCGAGGGCGGCGAGACGGTGTTGTATCTCGGCGCGGCGAGTGGAACGACGGTGAGCCACGTCGCCGACTTCGCGGGGCCGACCTACGCGGTGGAGTTCGCTCCCCGACCCGCCCGCGAACTCCTCTCGGCCGCCGAGTCGCGACCGAACCTGTTTCCGCTGTTGAAAGACGCTCGCAAGCCGGACACGTACGCCCACGTCGTCGAGTCCGGCGTCGACGCGATCGTACAGGACGTCGCAACTCGCGGGCAAGCACGCGTCGCGCTCGAAAATCGAAGATTTCTGGCCGACGACGGCCGCCTGTTGCTCGCGATCAAAGCGCGAAGCGAAGACGTGACGCGGGAGCCGGCGAACGTCTTCGCGAACGCTCGAGACGAACTGACGGAAGACGAGATGGGGTACGAACTCATCGAGAGCCAGCGGGTAGACGATTATCACACCGACCACCTCGCAGTCGTCGCACGGCCGAAGTGA